A part of Pseudomonas sp. HR96 genomic DNA contains:
- the rbsD gene encoding D-ribose pyranase has product MKKTPVLNIALSRVIASLGHGDILVIADAGLPVPPGVEIIDLALTPGIPDFASTLGVVLSEMQVERHVLAEEILQARPGPLARLEQWHDEGAIGERQLLSHTEFKQLTAHARAIVRTGECQPYCNIALVSGVFF; this is encoded by the coding sequence ATGAAAAAGACACCCGTCCTCAACATTGCCCTGTCGCGGGTCATTGCCTCCCTCGGCCATGGCGACATCCTGGTGATCGCCGACGCCGGCCTGCCGGTGCCGCCCGGGGTGGAGATCATCGACCTGGCCCTGACCCCGGGCATTCCGGACTTCGCCAGCACCCTGGGGGTGGTGCTCAGCGAGATGCAGGTCGAGCGCCACGTGCTCGCCGAGGAAATCCTGCAAGCCAGGCCCGGTCCGCTGGCCAGGCTCGAGCAATGGCACGATGAAGGCGCAATCGGCGAGCGCCAGCTGCTCAGTCACACCGAGTTCAAGCAGCTGACCGCCCACGCGCGCGCCATCGTGCGCACCGGTGAATGCCAGCCGTACTGCAATATCGCGCTGGTTTCCGGGGTATTCTTCTGA
- a CDS encoding DUF1654 domain-containing protein, with the protein MAASSAASLPSSYEQLGVRIQKIINSPNAQKARSALIFRMPHESPADWDQMLAEIAENDNVTLAWRDDGGIQIFWVVPQED; encoded by the coding sequence GTGGCAGCCTCCTCCGCCGCTTCTCTCCCCAGCAGCTATGAGCAGCTGGGCGTGCGCATCCAGAAAATCATCAACTCGCCCAACGCGCAGAAAGCCCGCTCGGCGCTGATCTTTAGAATGCCTCACGAGTCGCCGGCTGACTGGGACCAGATGCTTGCGGAGATCGCCGAGAACGACAACGTCACCCTCGCCTGGCGCGATGATGGCGGCATCCAGATATTCTGGGTCGTGCCCCAGGAAGACTGA
- a CDS encoding LacI family DNA-binding transcriptional regulator, giving the protein MATIKDVAALAGISYTTVSHVVNKSRPVSDPVRLKVEAAIAQLDYVPSAVARSLKARSTATIGLLVPNSINPYFAELARGIEDYCERKGYCVILCNSDDDPKKQRSYIRVLLEKRVDGLIVSSVGGESALAQSLASTRTPVVILDRVLPGLEADLVCIDNELGGYLATRHLLELGHREIACITGPLLTSSGQQRLAGFRRALAEAQQVVPPSRVVEGDFSVPGGYDAAARLLAPAPGQAAPTAIFACNDMMGMGVLRAAAERGIRVPEQLSVIGFDDIQMCRFVYPALTTVGQSIRQLGETAAERLLQRVRKTVSGACEQRLVAPAIVARESTAELSPLFSEYR; this is encoded by the coding sequence ATGGCAACAATCAAGGATGTGGCGGCCCTGGCGGGAATTTCCTATACCACGGTGTCCCATGTGGTGAACAAGTCGCGCCCGGTCAGCGACCCGGTGCGGCTCAAAGTCGAGGCGGCGATTGCCCAGCTCGACTACGTGCCGAGCGCCGTCGCGCGTTCGCTCAAGGCGCGCAGCACGGCCACCATCGGTTTGCTGGTGCCCAACAGCATCAATCCGTACTTCGCCGAACTGGCGCGTGGCATCGAGGATTACTGCGAGCGCAAAGGCTACTGCGTGATCCTGTGCAATTCCGACGACGACCCGAAAAAGCAGCGCAGCTACATTCGGGTGCTGCTGGAAAAGCGGGTCGACGGCCTGATCGTCTCCTCGGTGGGTGGCGAGAGCGCACTGGCCCAATCACTGGCCAGTACGCGGACCCCGGTGGTGATACTTGACCGTGTGCTGCCCGGGCTGGAAGCGGATCTGGTGTGCATCGACAACGAACTGGGTGGCTACCTGGCCACCCGGCACCTGCTCGAGCTGGGCCATCGCGAGATCGCCTGCATCACTGGCCCACTGCTGACCAGCAGCGGCCAGCAACGCCTGGCCGGGTTCCGGCGGGCGTTGGCCGAGGCGCAACAGGTGGTCCCGCCATCGCGGGTCGTCGAAGGCGACTTCAGTGTGCCGGGTGGCTACGACGCCGCCGCCAGACTGCTGGCACCGGCGCCGGGACAGGCGGCGCCTACGGCGATCTTCGCCTGCAACGACATGATGGGCATGGGCGTGCTGCGCGCCGCTGCCGAACGTGGCATCCGCGTGCCGGAACAGCTGTCGGTGATCGGTTTCGATGACATCCAGATGTGTCGTTTCGTCTACCCGGCGCTGACCACGGTGGGCCAGTCGATTCGCCAATTGGGGGAGACGGCGGCCGAGCGTCTGCTGCAGCGTGTGCGCAAGACGGTGAGTGGCGCCTGCGAGCAACGCCTGGTGGCACCGGCGATCGTCGCGCGCGAATCGACGGCGGAGCTCAGCCCGCTGTTTTCAGAATATCGCTGA
- the rbsK gene encoding ribokinase: MQANVVVVGSLNMDLVARAERLPRPGETLAGDSFATVPGGKGANQAVAAARLGASVAMVGCVGSDAYGEQLRQALLVERIDCQAVSTAQGASSGLAMIVVDANSQNAIVIIPGGNGLLTPASVQAADALLQGSEVVIAQLEVPSATVGHTLQRARELGKTVILNPAPAAQPLPSEWYPHLDYLIPNESEAQALTGIAVFSLDTARLAAERLLELGARRVMITLGGEGVLYVDAQGSEHFAAPRVQPVDTTAAGDTFVGAFAAGLASGKSPREAILFGQIAAALSVTRAGAQPSIPTLADVQGFIAA, translated from the coding sequence ATGCAAGCAAACGTAGTGGTAGTCGGCAGTTTGAACATGGACCTGGTGGCGCGCGCCGAGCGCCTGCCGCGCCCGGGCGAAACCCTGGCCGGCGACAGTTTTGCCACGGTGCCCGGCGGCAAGGGCGCCAACCAGGCCGTGGCTGCCGCACGCCTGGGCGCCTCGGTGGCGATGGTCGGTTGCGTGGGCAGCGACGCCTATGGCGAGCAATTGCGCCAGGCGCTGCTGGTCGAGCGCATCGATTGCCAGGCGGTCAGCACCGCCCAGGGCGCCTCCAGCGGCCTGGCGATGATCGTGGTGGATGCCAACAGCCAGAACGCCATCGTCATCATTCCTGGCGGCAACGGCCTGCTGACCCCGGCCAGTGTGCAAGCGGCGGACGCGCTGCTGCAGGGCAGTGAGGTGGTGATCGCCCAGCTGGAGGTGCCGTCTGCCACGGTCGGTCATACCTTGCAGCGCGCCCGCGAGCTGGGCAAGACCGTGATCCTCAATCCGGCCCCGGCGGCGCAGCCGTTGCCCAGCGAGTGGTACCCGCACCTGGACTACCTGATACCCAACGAAAGCGAGGCGCAGGCCCTCACCGGCATCGCCGTGTTCTCCCTCGACACTGCCAGGCTGGCCGCCGAGCGCCTGCTGGAGCTGGGCGCCAGGCGGGTGATGATTACCCTGGGCGGGGAGGGCGTGCTCTATGTCGATGCCCAGGGCAGCGAACATTTCGCCGCGCCGCGGGTGCAGCCCGTAGACACAACGGCGGCGGGGGACACGTTCGTTGGCGCCTTCGCGGCGGGCCTGGCCAGCGGCAAGTCGCCCCGCGAGGCGATCCTGTTCGGGCAGATCGCCGCTGCGCTGTCGGTCACCCGTGCCGGCGCGCAACCTTCCATACCCACATTGGCTGACGTGCAGGGGTTCATCGCCGCATGA
- a CDS encoding sugar ABC transporter ATP-binding protein, whose protein sequence is MSGNAENVVLSVSGIGKTYAQPVLGSIDLQLLRGEVLALTGENGAGKSTLSKIIGGLESPTTGTMLYQGQPFAPTSRTVAEGQGVRMVMQELNLLPTLSVAENLFLDNLPSRGGWINRKRLRQAALQAMEQVGLQAIDPDTPVGELGIGHQQMVEIARNLIGDCRVLILDEPTAMLTSREVEMLFEQITRLRARGVSIVYISHRLEELARVAQRIAVLRDGQLVCVEQMSRYDSAQLVTLMVGRELGEQLDLGQRQIGAPLFKVQGMTRAGKVEDVSFEVRAGEIYGISGLIGAGRTELMRLIFGADKADSGSVSVGSPPVPVVIRSPADAVRHGIALITEDRKGEGLLLSQSIAGNVALGNMPAISHGGMVDGNAEHALARRQVEAMRIRSSSTEQRVSELSGGNQQKVVIGRWLERDCQVLLFDEPTRGIDVGAKFDIYALLGELTRQGKALVVVSSDLRELMLICDRIGVLSAGRLIETFQRDSWTQDELLAAAFAGYKRRDALVDAPAPRNQA, encoded by the coding sequence ATGTCAGGCAATGCTGAAAACGTCGTGCTCTCGGTCAGCGGCATTGGCAAGACCTACGCCCAGCCGGTGCTGGGCAGTATCGACCTGCAACTGCTACGCGGCGAAGTGCTGGCGCTGACCGGTGAAAACGGCGCGGGCAAGAGCACGCTGTCGAAGATCATCGGCGGCCTGGAATCGCCCACCACCGGCACCATGCTTTACCAGGGGCAGCCCTTCGCACCCACCAGCCGCACCGTCGCCGAAGGGCAGGGTGTGCGCATGGTGATGCAGGAACTCAACCTGCTGCCGACCTTGTCGGTCGCGGAAAACCTGTTTCTCGACAACCTGCCCAGCCGCGGTGGCTGGATCAACCGCAAGCGGCTGCGCCAGGCCGCCCTGCAAGCCATGGAGCAGGTGGGCCTGCAGGCCATCGACCCGGACACGCCGGTGGGCGAGCTGGGGATCGGCCATCAGCAGATGGTCGAGATCGCCCGCAACCTGATCGGCGACTGCCGCGTGCTGATTCTCGACGAGCCGACCGCCATGCTCACCTCGCGCGAGGTGGAAATGCTGTTCGAACAGATCACCCGGCTGCGCGCCCGTGGCGTGTCCATCGTCTATATCTCGCACCGCCTCGAAGAGCTGGCCCGCGTGGCGCAACGCATCGCCGTGCTGCGCGACGGCCAACTGGTGTGCGTGGAGCAGATGTCTCGCTACGACAGCGCCCAGCTGGTCACCCTGATGGTCGGCCGCGAGTTGGGCGAGCAGCTCGACCTGGGCCAGCGGCAGATCGGTGCACCGCTGTTCAAGGTCCAGGGCATGACCCGCGCCGGCAAGGTCGAAGACGTCTCCTTCGAAGTGCGGGCCGGTGAGATCTACGGAATTTCCGGGCTGATCGGCGCCGGGCGTACCGAGTTGATGCGGCTGATCTTCGGCGCCGACAAGGCCGACAGCGGCAGCGTCTCAGTCGGTTCGCCGCCGGTGCCGGTGGTCATTCGTTCGCCCGCCGACGCCGTGCGCCACGGGATCGCCTTGATCACCGAGGACCGCAAGGGCGAGGGCCTCCTGTTGTCGCAGTCGATTGCTGGCAACGTGGCGCTGGGCAACATGCCCGCCATTTCCCATGGCGGCATGGTTGATGGCAACGCCGAGCACGCGTTGGCGCGGCGCCAGGTGGAGGCCATGCGCATCCGCAGCTCGAGCACCGAGCAGCGGGTCAGCGAGCTGTCCGGTGGCAACCAGCAGAAGGTGGTGATCGGCCGCTGGCTGGAACGCGACTGCCAGGTGCTGCTGTTCGACGAGCCGACGCGCGGCATCGATGTCGGCGCCAAGTTCGACATCTATGCCCTGCTCGGCGAGTTGACACGCCAGGGCAAGGCGCTGGTGGTGGTGTCCAGCGACCTGCGCGAACTGATGTTGATCTGCGACCGCATCGGCGTGCTGTCGGCCGGGCGATTGATCGAAACCTTCCAGCGTGACAGCTGGACTCAGGATGAGCTACTGGCCGCGGCTTTCGCGGGCTACAAGCGACGTGATGCGTTGGTGGATGCACCAGCGCCCAGGAATCAAGCATGA
- a CDS encoding I78 family peptidase inhibitor: MPCKHATSLTTVLMAGLLALAGCSTGERHTPEVAAAPVVQDGRCHSEQAQYTVGQKATSALLEQARTRSGAQIARVLKPNDMVTMDYRSERLNLNTDANGVVQRATCG; encoded by the coding sequence ATGCCTTGCAAGCATGCAACATCGTTGACCACTGTGCTGATGGCCGGGCTGCTGGCCTTGGCCGGCTGCTCGACGGGCGAACGACACACACCTGAAGTGGCTGCTGCGCCAGTGGTCCAGGATGGCCGTTGCCATTCCGAGCAGGCGCAATATACCGTTGGCCAGAAGGCGACCTCGGCCTTGCTGGAGCAGGCGAGGACTCGCTCCGGCGCGCAGATTGCCCGCGTGTTGAAACCCAACGACATGGTCACGATGGACTACCGGTCCGAGCGGCTGAACCTCAACACCGACGCCAATGGCGTTGTGCAGCGCGCCACCTGCGGCTGA
- a CDS encoding nucleoside hydrolase, protein MPIDLIIDTDPGADDVVALLLAMASPAELKLRAITTVAGNVRLEKTSRNARLAREWGGRPEVPVYAGAGRPLLRTPIYAAHVHGSEGCPGVPVYEPTAPLAPGNAVDYLIETLGKVPEQSITIAMIGPQTNLALALIQAPEIVRGIKQVVVMGGAHFNGGNITPVAEFNLFADPHAAQVVLDSGVPLVYVPLDVTHKMLTSESRLAQIAALGNRAGQLVGSILEEYVKPDMLHYGLPGGPVHDASVIAWLLRPELFSGRKVHLWIDTREGPTFGQSIADWYGKTGLEKKVLWLLEGDAQGLFDLLCERLARLD, encoded by the coding sequence GTGCCCATTGATCTGATCATCGACACCGACCCCGGCGCGGACGATGTCGTCGCGCTGCTGCTGGCCATGGCGTCACCGGCTGAACTCAAGCTGCGCGCCATCACCACCGTTGCCGGCAACGTGCGCCTGGAGAAAACGTCGCGCAATGCGCGGCTGGCCCGCGAATGGGGTGGGCGCCCGGAGGTGCCAGTGTACGCAGGCGCCGGGCGCCCGCTGTTGCGTACCCCGATCTATGCGGCCCATGTTCACGGTTCCGAAGGCTGCCCTGGCGTGCCGGTGTACGAGCCGACTGCGCCACTGGCGCCGGGCAACGCTGTTGACTACTTGATCGAGACGCTCGGCAAGGTGCCGGAGCAGAGCATCACCATCGCCATGATCGGTCCGCAGACCAACCTGGCCCTGGCCTTGATCCAGGCGCCGGAGATCGTGCGCGGCATCAAGCAGGTGGTGGTCATGGGCGGCGCGCATTTCAACGGCGGCAACATCACCCCAGTGGCCGAATTCAACCTGTTCGCCGACCCGCACGCCGCCCAGGTGGTGCTCGACAGCGGCGTGCCGCTGGTCTATGTGCCGCTGGATGTCACTCACAAGATGCTCACCAGCGAGTCCCGTCTGGCGCAGATCGCCGCCTTGGGCAACCGCGCTGGGCAGCTGGTCGGCTCGATTCTGGAAGAGTACGTCAAGCCGGACATGCTGCATTACGGCCTGCCGGGCGGGCCGGTGCACGACGCCAGCGTGATCGCCTGGCTGCTGCGGCCCGAATTGTTCAGTGGGCGTAAGGTGCACCTGTGGATCGACACCCGCGAAGGACCGACCTTCGGCCAGAGCATCGCCGACTGGTACGGCAAGACCGGGCTTGAGAAGAAGGTGCTGTGGCTGCTGGAGGGGGACGCGCAGGGCTTGTTCGATCTGCTGTGCGAGCGGCTGGCGCGCCTGGATTGA
- a CDS encoding ABC transporter permease yields MKTSSTVVPQATPATRRSGTYFGLGTYLGLAGALLAMVVLFSLLSDHFLSYATFSTLANQIPDLMVLAVGMTFVLIIGGIDLSVGSVLALAGSAVSVAILGWGWGVVPASILGMACAALAGTITGSITVAWRIPSFIVSLGVLEMARGVAYQMTDSRTAYIGDAFAWLSDPIAFGISPSFVIALAVIVVAQLVLTRTVFGRYLIGIGTNEEAVRLAGINPKPYKILVFSLMGLLAGLAALFQVSRLEAADPNAGSGLELQVIAAVVIGGTSLMGGRGSVVSTFFGVLIISVLAAGLAQIGASEPTKRIITGAVIVIAVVLDTYRSNRASRRV; encoded by the coding sequence ATGAAAACCTCAAGTACTGTAGTACCCCAAGCCACCCCGGCCACCCGCCGCAGTGGCACCTATTTCGGCCTGGGCACCTACCTGGGCCTGGCCGGCGCGCTGCTGGCCATGGTGGTGCTGTTCTCGCTGCTCAGCGACCACTTTCTGTCGTACGCCACGTTCAGCACCCTGGCCAACCAGATCCCCGACCTGATGGTGCTGGCAGTGGGCATGACCTTTGTACTGATCATCGGCGGCATCGACCTGTCGGTCGGCTCGGTGCTGGCATTGGCGGGTTCGGCGGTCAGCGTGGCGATTCTCGGCTGGGGCTGGGGCGTGGTCCCGGCGTCGATCCTGGGCATGGCCTGCGCCGCCCTGGCTGGCACCATCACCGGTTCGATCACGGTGGCCTGGCGCATTCCGTCGTTCATCGTTTCACTGGGGGTGCTGGAAATGGCCCGTGGCGTTGCCTACCAGATGACCGATTCGCGCACGGCCTACATCGGCGATGCCTTCGCCTGGCTGTCGGACCCGATCGCGTTCGGCATTTCGCCCTCGTTCGTGATCGCCCTGGCGGTCATAGTGGTTGCGCAACTGGTGCTGACGCGTACAGTGTTCGGCCGTTACCTGATCGGCATCGGCACCAACGAAGAGGCGGTGCGCCTGGCAGGTATCAATCCCAAGCCCTACAAGATTCTGGTGTTCAGCCTGATGGGGCTGCTGGCCGGGTTGGCGGCGCTGTTTCAGGTCTCGCGCCTGGAAGCGGCCGACCCCAATGCTGGCTCCGGGCTGGAGCTGCAGGTGATCGCCGCAGTAGTGATCGGCGGCACCAGCTTGATGGGTGGGCGCGGTTCGGTGGTCAGCACCTTTTTCGGGGTGTTGATCATCTCGGTACTGGCGGCCGGATTGGCGCAGATCGGCGCTTCCGAACCGACCAAACGGATCATTACCGGGGCTGTGATCGTGATTGCCGTGGTGCTCGACACTTACCGCAGCAACCGCGCCAGCCGCCGCGTTTAG
- a CDS encoding sugar ABC transporter substrate-binding protein, which translates to MSLPFPGRLLAASLLAAACALAPLSPAMADTAKPKVALVMKSLANEFFLTMEDGAKAYQKDHSADFDLVSNGIKDESDTAAQIRIVEQMIVSKVDALVIAPADSKALVPVIKKAKDAGIMVINIDNQLDPDVLKSKNLDVPFVGPDNRKGARLVGDYLATKLQKGDEVGIIEGVSTTTNAQMRTAGFKDAMDAAGMKIDSTQSGNWEIDKGNAVAAAMLNEYPNLKALLAGNDSMALGAVSAVRAAGKAGKVQVVGYDNINAIKPMLKDGRVLATADQFAAKQAVFGIQAALKLVKHEKVDVDANNVIQTPVELVTKP; encoded by the coding sequence ATGAGTCTGCCATTCCCCGGCCGTCTGCTTGCTGCATCCCTGCTCGCTGCTGCCTGCGCCCTCGCTCCGCTGTCCCCGGCCATGGCCGACACCGCCAAGCCCAAGGTGGCCCTGGTGATGAAGTCCCTCGCCAACGAGTTCTTCCTGACCATGGAAGACGGTGCCAAGGCCTATCAAAAAGACCACAGCGCCGACTTTGACCTGGTGTCCAACGGCATCAAGGACGAGTCCGACACCGCCGCGCAAATCCGTATCGTCGAACAGATGATCGTCTCCAAGGTCGATGCACTGGTCATCGCCCCCGCCGATTCCAAGGCCCTGGTGCCGGTGATCAAGAAGGCCAAGGACGCCGGCATCATGGTCATCAACATCGACAACCAGCTGGACCCCGACGTGCTCAAGAGCAAGAACCTGGACGTGCCTTTCGTAGGCCCGGACAACCGCAAGGGTGCGCGTCTGGTGGGTGACTACCTGGCCACCAAACTGCAGAAGGGCGATGAGGTCGGCATCATCGAAGGCGTGTCTACCACCACCAACGCGCAGATGCGCACCGCCGGCTTCAAGGACGCCATGGACGCGGCCGGCATGAAGATCGACTCCACCCAATCGGGCAACTGGGAAATCGACAAGGGCAACGCGGTGGCCGCCGCCATGCTCAACGAATACCCCAACCTCAAGGCTCTGCTGGCTGGCAACGACAGCATGGCGCTGGGCGCCGTGTCGGCGGTGCGCGCCGCCGGCAAGGCGGGCAAGGTGCAGGTCGTTGGGTATGACAACATCAACGCCATCAAGCCGATGCTCAAGGACGGCCGCGTGCTCGCCACCGCCGACCAGTTCGCCGCCAAGCAGGCGGTGTTCGGCATTCAGGCGGCGCTCAAGCTGGTCAAGCACGAAAAGGTCGACGTCGACGCCAATAACGTCATCCAGACCCCGGTCGAGCTGGTCACCAAGCCGTAA
- a CDS encoding endonuclease I family protein has translation MKSVLLAASLLLLSCAAAAQAPRTFSEAKKIAWQLYAPQSTEFYCGCKYSGNRVHLAACGYVPRKNAARAARIEWEHIVPAWQIGHQRQCWQNGGRKNCTRNDQVYQRAEADLHNLVPSIGEVNGDRNNFSFGWVPAQPGQYGSCLTQVDFKAKKVMPRPSIRGMIARTYFYMSKRYGLKLSRQDRQLYEAWNKTYPVQGWEQHRNQQVACVMGHGNEFVGAVNLKACS, from the coding sequence GTGAAATCGGTTTTACTGGCGGCCAGCCTGCTGTTGCTGAGCTGCGCCGCAGCTGCCCAGGCACCGCGTACCTTCAGCGAAGCCAAGAAGATCGCTTGGCAACTGTATGCGCCGCAGTCCACCGAATTCTATTGCGGCTGCAAATACAGCGGCAATCGCGTCCATCTTGCCGCCTGCGGTTATGTGCCGCGCAAGAACGCCGCCCGCGCTGCGCGAATCGAATGGGAGCACATTGTCCCGGCCTGGCAGATCGGCCACCAACGCCAGTGCTGGCAGAACGGCGGGCGCAAGAACTGCACGCGCAACGATCAGGTCTACCAGCGGGCCGAAGCCGACCTGCACAATCTGGTGCCGAGCATTGGCGAGGTCAATGGCGATCGTAACAACTTCAGTTTCGGCTGGGTCCCGGCGCAACCGGGCCAATACGGCTCCTGCCTGACACAGGTCGACTTCAAGGCGAAGAAGGTCATGCCGCGCCCGTCGATCCGCGGAATGATCGCGCGCACCTACTTCTACATGAGCAAGCGCTACGGGCTGAAGCTGTCGCGCCAGGATCGCCAGCTCTACGAGGCCTGGAACAAGACCTACCCGGTGCAGGGCTGGGAACAGCACCGCAATCAGCAGGTGGCCTGCGTGATGGGGCATGGCAACGAGTTCGTCGGCGCGGTGAACCTCAAGGCCTGCAGCTGA
- a CDS encoding SPOR domain-containing protein yields the protein MRNLTVMAMFLVLGGCGSAVENAAKAVLAQVDNPKSARFNNVRSTPEGNICGQVKYKDASGNYSGYMAYAAIRHDDGYEAVIDRDGNNATVRAICTAPQDLALAQMSGNAGAQASTGKWQVRIASGSNMGNITDMASRLVEGGFMANFVQQNGETQVYLGPYDSKAEAEQKRGELMASKGIDSLVLPFDSTAK from the coding sequence GTGCGCAACTTGACGGTGATGGCGATGTTCCTGGTGCTGGGCGGCTGCGGCAGCGCGGTGGAAAACGCGGCCAAGGCGGTACTGGCCCAGGTGGACAATCCCAAGTCGGCACGTTTCAACAATGTCCGCTCCACCCCGGAGGGCAACATCTGCGGTCAGGTCAAATACAAGGACGCCAGCGGCAACTACAGCGGCTACATGGCTTACGCCGCCATTCGCCATGACGACGGCTACGAGGCGGTAATCGACCGCGACGGCAACAATGCCACCGTACGCGCCATCTGCACCGCGCCCCAGGATCTGGCACTGGCGCAGATGTCCGGCAATGCTGGCGCCCAGGCCAGCACCGGCAAATGGCAGGTGCGCATTGCCTCGGGCAGCAACATGGGCAACATCACCGACATGGCTTCGCGCCTGGTCGAGGGCGGCTTCATGGCCAACTTCGTTCAGCAGAACGGCGAGACCCAGGTATACCTGGGGCCCTACGACAGCAAGGCCGAGGCCGAGCAGAAGCGCGGCGAGCTGATGGCGTCCAAGGGTATCGACTCGCTGGTGCTGCCGTTCGACAGCACTGCCAAGTAG
- a CDS encoding DUF6388 family protein: MTQIALIPKEQRHQAALDTFLAGQPDLQAQIKDLSPREQAQQVEWEFEAHAEDAGLEVWELVLQTIARSPEELKAMRTEVHQEVAEALGMEWEEYRQLNEIED; encoded by the coding sequence ATGACCCAGATCGCCCTCATCCCCAAAGAACAGCGCCATCAGGCGGCGCTCGACACCTTCCTCGCCGGCCAGCCGGACCTGCAAGCGCAGATCAAGGACCTCAGCCCCCGGGAACAGGCCCAGCAGGTGGAGTGGGAGTTCGAGGCGCACGCCGAGGATGCAGGGCTCGAGGTGTGGGAACTGGTGCTGCAGACCATCGCCCGCAGCCCTGAAGAGCTCAAGGCCATGCGCACCGAGGTGCATCAGGAGGTGGCCGAGGCACTGGGCATGGAATGGGAAGAGTATCGCCAGCTCA
- a CDS encoding cold-shock protein: MSNRQTGTVKWFNDEKGFGFITPQGGGDDLFVHFKAIESDGFKSLKEGQTVSFVAEKGQKGMQAAQVRPE, encoded by the coding sequence ATGTCTAATCGCCAAACCGGCACCGTAAAATGGTTCAACGATGAGAAAGGCTTCGGCTTCATCACTCCTCAAGGTGGCGGTGACGACCTGTTCGTACACTTCAAAGCTATCGAATCTGACGGTTTCAAAAGCTTGAAAGAAGGCCAAACGGTTTCTTTCGTAGCTGAGAAAGGCCAAAAGGGCATGCAAGCTGCTCAAGTTCGCCCAGAATAA